The Perca flavescens isolate YP-PL-M2 chromosome 23, PFLA_1.0, whole genome shotgun sequence genome has a window encoding:
- the LOC114549957 gene encoding uncharacterized protein LOC114549957 isoform X3: MMDVAATCTKSEDESPVVLTAVPEMTWDELTEKQPSSPDVSEDLQTKSNSVASENKTFEPMSLIEKQTIEDHPQCGVTWEEVNPHSQPNSAVDRIQILNVVSLFTNQSEGASWDAGSVHLQTDLSTACSENKELVLKNPQYEDISDDDPSQPATELPATERFQSAGHEDPQYEFISEEESPQIESVSVETSSPTQVTVLNNTESPFENEDYGHLQGRARTDTVIISVKELVPKKQVSPDAERRDIAHCSSPFVETDETGPLYPKCDSGPLSEDETDDDDDWLFIPISISDLKFESDNEDQDSPEIHVIDGGETGDQEQQCDNNPTHWPSPKPVPASPSQIETFDTLASFMKQALCRSTPEHGLDSEGKPQPTKNRRESVDSCATEDSCDYSSSLGHNYLTASRLRSEPLLIETDDSEGEGNDVTSMPTSPNKSLDKSGMKSLRKTNGQNIPRKDDIIILDSEDESDQNCKKKAETEGRPETMDSQRGTVKEKLKKTRPLPVDSPAPRHQPIHQDTPFEEVTRDACSDPSPSTEMIGPLIEAKAASKKKIVIIIDSDTDDDQNYMTPRRNSISSCGSDSGDAPRVEQNQQSPKTVDREYRTAKENLPETTRSVPNPSLPHPQSTLQDTQLKEVTQGACSDLSDGREKCGQLIEAKCDSEHVQHKTNRQTTSKRKAFCDSGKVVEKSHSSKKKAKTKGILSSGSEDSGYSLCAPKDRPSTETVDRLRGTVIVKQPKKRSSEDSSEKQPQSVCREVEASLGDCPVIPRFVLVEPPQHNQSWKLVKETAVRGQGKAGSQSPKTSMASSNNTDSCANKKVRFVLTSKPANDQHRTTENIQANVKPRIFSRQHSLPTFSGSSSSSDLSEARQSSSSSRDFTRSASLPAAKQSTSILKHVSSSSLQQSRSYSNPSTLNPPDSPTKGPSSSGAMQSLKKKRAKEIWEQSYIPTRKDKKTSPGMKEDLRTTTNHLKRAARPDRRRRQKSQKSSTPLMKKSKIEAIGMTKAAAIEMTKAAGRDPPGEQRNFVGDNYKWSEKQTVAKPTKGSSREGIRYRPHPKTHW, encoded by the exons ATGATGGACGTTGCTGCCACTTGCACAAAGAGCGAAGATGAGAGTCCAGTAGTTCTCACAGCGGTGCCTGAAATGACCTGGGATGAACTGACTGAGAAGCAGCCGAGTTCACCTGATGTCTCGGAGGATCTTCAAACCAAGTCAAATTCAGTGGCATccgaaaacaaaacatttgaacccATGTCGCTCATCGAAAAGCAAACGATTGAAGATCACCCACAGTGTGGTGTTACCTGGGAGGAAGTAAATCCACATTCCCAGCCAAATTCAGCAGTTGATAGGATTCAGATTCTTAACGTAGTATCACTTTTTACAAACCAAAGTGAAGGTGCGAGTTGGGATGCAGGTTCTGTGCATTTACAAACTGATTTAAGCACAGCATGTTCTGAAAACAAAGAACTGGTTCTAAAAAATCCACAATATGAGGACATTTCAGATGATGACCCCTCCCAGCCAGCCACAGAACTCCCAGCAACAGAGCGGTTTCAGTCAGCGGGTCATGAAGACCCACAGTATGAATTTATTAGTGAAGAGGAAAGTCCACAGATtgagtctgtgtctgtggaGACCTCTTCACCTACACAAGTAACTGTACTCAACAATACTGAGTCACCATTTGAAAATGAAGACTATGGACATTTGCAGGGACGGGCTCGGACGGACACCGTAATCATTTCAGTTAAGGAACTGGTTCCAAAGAAGCAGGTTTCACCAGATGCCGAAAGACGTGATATAGCACATTGTTCTTCTCCTTTTGTTGAAACCGATGAAACTGGTCCATTATACCCTAAATGTGACAGTGGTCCTCTCTCTGAAGATgagactgatgatgatgatgactggTTATTCATACCTATAAGCATATCAGACCTTAAATTTGAATCAGATAACGAAGACCAGGATAGCCCAGAAATACATGTGATAGATGGTGGGGAAACGGGAGACCAAGAACAACAATGTGACAATAACCCAACACACTGGCCATCTCCGAAGCCAGTACCAGCATCTCCTTCCCAGATTGAGACATTTGACACTTTGGCCAGCTTTATGAAACAAGCGTTATGCAGGAGCACACCGGAACATGGACTGGACTCTGAGGGAAAACCACAACCAACTAAGAACAGGAGAGAGTCTGTAGACAGCTGTGCAACTGAAGACAGTTGTGATTACTCCTCTTCATTAGGACACAACTATTTGACAGCGTCCAGGTTGAGGTCAGAACCTCTGCTCATAGAGACAGATGATTCGGAGGGTGAAGGCAATGATGTTACAAGTATGCCAACAAGTCCAAACAAGAGCTTGGACAAGTCGGGCATGAAAAGCCTTAGAAAGACCAATGGACAAAACATTCCACGAAAGGATGACATTATAATCCTTGATTCGGAGGATGAAAGTGACCAAAACTGCAAAAAGAAGGCTGAAACCGAAGGAAGGCCTGAAACTATGGACAGTCAGCGTGGAACTGttaaagaaaagttaaaaaaaacccgACCGCTACCTGTTGACTCACCGGCACCGCGGCACCAACCCATACATCAGGACACACCGTTTGAAGAAGTGACGCGGGATGCGTGCTCCGACCCGTCTCCCAGCACAGAAATGATCGGGCCACTGATTGAAGCCAAAGCtgcctctaaaaaaaaaattgtgataaTAATTGACTCGGATACGGACGATGACCAAAACTACATGACGCCAAGGAGAAACAGCATTTCATCCTGTGGGTCGGACAGTGGGGACGCCCCACGTGTGGAACAAAACCAACAGTCACCTAAAACTGTGGACCGGGAGTATAGAACAGCTAAAGAAAATCTTCCGGAAACCACACGGTCTGTTCCAAACCCATCACTGCCACATCCCCAGTCTACACTTCAGGATACCCAATTAAAAGAAGTGACGCAGGGTGCATGCTCTGACCTGTCAGACGGTAGAGAAAAGTGTGGGCAGCTGATTGAAGCTAAATGTGACTCCGAGCATGTACAACACAAGACCAACCGACAAACTACCTCAAAAAGAAAGGCTTTTTGTGATTCAGGAAAAGTGgttgaaaaaagccattccAGCAAAAagaaggcaaaaacaaaaggaatACTCTCGTCAGGATCAGAAGACAGTGGCTATTCCTTATGTGCTCCAAAAGACAGGCCTTCAACTGAAACTGTGGATCGTCTTCGTGGGACGGTTATCGTAAAGCAGCCTAAAAAAAGGTCATCTGAAGATTCTTCAGAGAAGCAGCCCCAATCTGTGTGCAGGGAGGTAGAGGCTAGCCTGGGTGACTGTCCTGTTATTCCTCGCTTTGTTCTTGTGGAGCCTCCTCAACACAATCAGTCCTGGAAACTTGTGAAAGAAACGGCAGTCCGCGGGCAGGGTAAAGCTGGATCTCAGTCTCCAAAGACGTCCATGGCATCCAGCAACAATACTGACTCGTGCGCAAATAAAAAAGTAAGATTTGTGCTCACGTCAAAACCCGCAAATGACCAACACCGTACAACAGAGAACATTCAGGCCAACGTAAAACCCAGAATCTTTTCTAGGCAACATTCCTTACCTACCTTCAGTGGCTCGTCTTCCTCAAGTGACCTTTCTGAAGCCAGACAGAGCTCGTCCTCCTCAAGAGATTTTACTCGGTCTGCAAGTCTTCCTGCAGCTAAGCAGAGCACATCTATTCTCAAACACGTGTCTTCGTCCAGCCTACAGCAGTCTCGCTCTTACAGCAACCCCTCAACTTTAAACCCCCCTGACAGTCCCACGAAAGGGCCATCATCTTCTGGAGCCatgcaaagtttaaaaaaaaaacgggcgAAAGAAATCTGGGAGCAGAGCTATATTCCAaccagaaaagacaaaaaaactagCCCAGGGATGAAGGAAGACTTGAGAACCACCACAAATCATTTGAAGAGGGCGGCTAGACCAGATCGTAGACGGAGGCAAAAGTCCCAAAAGTCGTCAACCCCCCTGATGAAGAAGTCCAAGATTGAGGCCATAGGGATGACAAAGGCCGCGGCCATAGAGATGACAAAGGCCGCAGGTCGGGATCCCCCTGGAGAACAAA GAAACTTTGTGGGTGATAATTACAAGTGGTCAGAGAAGCAAACCGTGGCAAAGCCAACAAAAG GTTCCAGCAGGGAGGGAATAAGGTATAGACCCCATCCAAAAACCCATTGGTGA